A window of Methylomagnum ishizawai contains these coding sequences:
- a CDS encoding acyltransferase domain-containing protein, protein MGAELYATDPAYRAAFDECAALAGPVGGGSLVDSVFGRPMDESDGYDDLEATNLVLLAQGYALAQCLLARGLRPAALAGYSLGEFTAAVVAGALDLGQTLGVLRAHSRHVMRQAPQAAMVAVLGSPALWLEHPELAELAEIGCINSPRHFVVTTSLARFDALVDRLGRLDVSWARLPVRYGFHGALLDPAEPGYAAHVAQLRFREPAYPIYSSLLAGRVHQYDALYFWRTARGLLRFRDLVVNLWAAEPRIFVDCSPTGTLAAFVRQILGPSVPAFAAMNRFGRNLDTLAQLETALSPEVRR, encoded by the coding sequence ATGGGAGCGGAGCTTTATGCCACCGATCCGGCCTACCGGGCGGCTTTCGACGAATGCGCCGCCTTGGCCGGTCCCGTGGGCGGCGGCTCCCTGGTGGACAGCGTGTTTGGCCGTCCGATGGACGAGAGCGACGGTTACGACGACCTCGAAGCAACCAACCTGGTTCTACTGGCCCAGGGCTATGCGCTGGCGCAATGCTTGTTGGCGCGGGGTCTCCGGCCCGCCGCGCTGGCCGGGTATAGCTTAGGCGAATTCACGGCGGCGGTTGTGGCGGGCGCGTTGGACCTGGGCCAAACCCTCGGCGTGTTGCGGGCGCACTCCCGGCATGTGATGCGGCAAGCGCCCCAAGCCGCGATGGTGGCGGTGCTGGGTTCTCCCGCCCTGTGGCTGGAGCATCCCGAACTCGCCGAATTGGCCGAAATCGGTTGCATCAATTCCCCCCGGCATTTCGTGGTCACCACGTCCCTGGCCCGGTTCGATGCCTTGGTGGACCGGTTGGGCCGCTTGGATGTCAGCTGGGCGCGGTTGCCGGTGCGCTACGGCTTCCATGGCGCCTTGCTGGACCCGGCGGAACCCGGTTACGCTGCCCATGTCGCGCAGCTCCGTTTCCGGGAGCCGGCCTATCCTATTTATTCGAGCCTGCTCGCGGGCCGCGTCCACCAGTACGACGCCCTGTATTTTTGGCGCACCGCCCGCGGCCTGCTGCGGTTCCGCGACCTCGTCGTCAACCTGTGGGCGGCGGAACCCCGGATTTTCGTGGATTGCAGCCCGACCGGAACCCTGGCGGCCTTCGTGCGGCAAATCCTCGGGCCATCGGTCCCGGCTTTCGCCGCCATGAACCGCTTTGGCCGTAATCTCGACACCCTGGCCCAACTCGAAACCGCCCTATCTCCAGAGGTCCGCCGATGA